Part of the Haloarchaeobius litoreus genome is shown below.
TCGCGCCGAGCATCCCGGCGTCGACGTCGGCGATGTGCATCGAGCCACCCTTGCCGTTACAGTACCCGTCGCGCTTGCCGTACAGCTCCGCCATCATCTCGTAGGTGTCGAGCCCTTTCGAGATACAGTGGCCATGGCCACGGTGGGTGCTCGTGATGTAGTCCTGCTCCTCGAGCGCCGAGACCGCGCCCACCCCGACGGCCTCCTCCCCGATGTAGAGGTGGACGAACCCCGGGAGCTCGCCGTCGGCGAACAGCTCACCGGCTTTGGTGTCGAACGCGCGTATCGTCAGCATCCGGCGGAGGATCTCGGTCTGTCCCTCCGCAGATTCTATGTCTAATGTTACCATACAACACCAATGTTCGTCAGAACAATCATAATTGTTCGTGTTAGTATCGTCTACCCAACGATTTCGCCGACTGCATGGTCTCATCGCTGCCGGACCAGCTGTCGCGAGGTCGCGGCTCGGCCGAGTCGGGCAGGCTGCCCGACTCCGGACCGGCCGCTTCGGCACCGGCGGGTTGCAAGCTCGCCCGGTCGACCGCGTCTCGCTGCCGCGGTCGGTCAGCCGTCGTCCTGTGCAACCTCGATGCGGTCGATGTCCGCGAGCACCGCCTCGAACGACACGGAGCCGTCCTCGGCCTGGATGTTGCTCGGGTCGAGGGCGTCCGTGTCGAGGACCTCCTGCGGGGTGAGCCACACCCACTCGAGGTTGACGTTCTCGCCGGGTCGGCTGAAGTGTTCGAGCTCCCCTTCCAGGAACTGCTTGCTGAACGGAGCCAGCAGCGGCGGCGGTCCGGGGTCACCCTGGAACGTGTCCTCGTAGGACGGCACGTCCTCCTCGGCGAGCTCCCCGACGACGAGCCGCATCGCCATTCCGAGGATGTGGTGGGGCGCACAGAACACGTCGTACAGCCCCGGTTCGTCGAACCGGTACAGCCACGCGCCACCGGCGCCGACGACCGGTGACGAGAAGGGTGGTACGCCCTGTGGGACCCGCTGCTGGTAGCCGTGTGCCGGGTGGTACGCTGTGACCGAGTGGTCCGGCGTCTTGAAGGTGAACTGGACGACCTCCCCGGGTTCGACGGCCAGTCCCACCGGCTCGAAGTGGAACAGCGGGCCGTGTACGGTGTCCTGGGGCCGTCCCGGTTCCCAGGGGCCACCCTCCTCGACGTGGAGCTCGACCGTGTGGTCCGGCTGGAGACCGGATGGGACGGCGCT
Proteins encoded:
- a CDS encoding cupredoxin domain-containing protein codes for the protein MPRKTHTSADGRGDVSTATDGPVEPPDTGTGVGRRALLWALGAGAALTSAGSAPVTAESDAGQPEIDPLYGYATPDASAVPSGLQPDHTVELHVEEGGPWEPGRPQDTVHGPLFHFEPVGLAVEPGEVVQFTFKTPDHSVTAYHPAHGYQQRVPQGVPPFSSPVVGAGGAWLYRFDEPGLYDVFCAPHHILGMAMRLVVGELAEEDVPSYEDTFQGDPGPPPLLAPFSKQFLEGELEHFSRPGENVNLEWVWLTPQEVLDTDALDPSNIQAEDGSVSFEAVLADIDRIEVAQDDG